ATCTTAACAACTTACCTCATCATCCAAAAAGTCCAGATATTCCCGCTGGATATCGCGAAGGCGCTGATCTTCATCGGCCATTTCTGCAGCGTTTAGCACttagtaacaaaaaaaattttaaccaacaGAAGAAATTTAAGCGTAAATCTTTCAACAATCTTTAAACTTAGCAAAAACTTATAACACAAGAAACGACGTCGTTGTTGGCTCGCGGCGACGAAATTGATAAATGAGCGCGCGCGAGGCGAAGTGATCTGAAAAAGCGCGCCAACTTTCGCTGACAGTTTGCGATCCGCGCATGAAATCAGCCCAGGTGGCGTATTTTTACACCGACACAAATTCGcactcttgttttgaaaattttataatgattataattatttctagagtttgttttgattaggtcgtaagaaccaatataaacaaaactgagttaTTGGCTGCAAACGACTGATAAACATGCTTTctgttattgataaaaaaaaatcggtttcatttgatcaataaataactttaccaagatgatttgaatttaggacgtatgacgactttaacatttttgagtGTACTctggtttttgttattttgcgtTGCCGTGCATTTGCCGTGATGCAAAACGTCGCAAAAAAATTGTTCGGTAAGTTGGTTATACGACGTTGTGCATCGTCACGAAAATCGCTTCGAGAAGTGATGAAGTTAacgtgaaaagaaaaaaaaccactcTGCAGCAGTGATATCATCCATTTTAGCATGGTGAAACACTGCAAATTGTTGTCGGGTAAGTAGAATATACTTTATTCAACTGCGTGTGAAAAGCcagtttagtttttttcgttacagaagaaaccaaaacaatttAAAGCGTTGGATGCTTTTAGACACATCTCGAACTGCCAGTGGCGCACAGCTAATGCCCGGTAATGTTCTGGTGGATTCCCAATGGCCAGTTCAACCACGCAGTAATTCAAGATTTCATCGGAAGAAGATATACGTGGATTTATTGGATAAGATTTTTGATTCAAGCATTTCTCTAATCAACTCCGAAACAATTACTGGAGATTTGGGCaatcaaatcagtttttgtaACCCGTCTTATCGATTGACCAAAAAGACGTTTACGCCAAATGAGAAATGCATTAAGTCGTAAGTACATATTTATCAATAGTAGTTTAGTTTACATTAGTTTCGAGTACACCAGCATGTTCTGCGTCTAGTTTTACGTGTACTTTCTAACTTACAGACAAATttgttcagaaataaaaaaatgagaattgaaaatgttttccgGAACTtgaacatcgattttctcaaaacatgtcTAGTGGTtcttacgacctaatcaaaacaaactctagattttaCTACCGATACTATATACAATGGATACTCTAGTCTGGTTggttcaataaaaaatcttgcgtgagctttcattacctCGAATAAAACAACACTCGAATAACTGAGGTTTCACTTAAAATGCTTTATTATAGCATCTATCTAAGCAATTTGAACGAACCAAAGGGCGAAAACAgacgaatgagacaaatttcccctccaaacgaTGAATGTTTTCGGACGTATAGACAATTTATGTTGGAAAATGTCTAATATGTTTCGTATATCTCACGGGCAGATTCTTTTTTTAAGCGCTCTCAAATCGATACTCAGGGTTTCGAACGCCGTAATAATGCAGCAAGGAAAAGCCAACCAGCAGCAGGTTAAAAGAAACATTTCAGACTTTCAGCAGCTCTTTCTCGATTCAGTGTTCTTTCTGTTTCATTGAAATTAAAGTTCACCCGAGaaattttgatgtaatttacaaaaatgaaagcttCCCAAAAATGAGATTGAAAATTATTAGATATTTTACTCTGTGCGCACATGTAGTAAAGCGTTTCATGCATGGCCCTTGTGGCAAATCAAAAGTGACTTTTTGAAACACCCTGTTTTTGTTACGCGCCATTTTcgatgaatgttttgaaaacgattttattttcgaaaatttcccaTCAAAACTCTTAACCTATGTTACTATAtcgtaataaaataattttaaaacacttgcTAAACCTACGATAATTAAGATTTATTTATATGTAACtgatatgataaattcaaaaaataaaatttatttcagaattcCACTCAACTTTCCGTACATATCAGTCGATCTGGTGTTTGATCAAACTCTGCCAGACATCATACTATGTTAGGCAAAATGTTGGTTGACTATATGTTTTTGGGTAGAAATAATCATctcaaaaaattcattctgcCGGCATTTTCAGATTATTTCTCTCGCGATTGCTGTTGGCCTGAAAATCATTCATTCACTCTTGAAAATTCGTGTTTGTTGTCTGCTGGTTCGTTTGTTGTCCCTTCGTAGTAAAAAGTcgggaaaaatttgaataactaCGCTGTATTAATATTGAGTTACGTGTCCAGAGCCAAGCATTAGCCCCACTTTAGCTCTTTCTACCGAGATGGAAGCGCAAAGCCTCCCGTACCTGGCCGAGTACGCCAAAAGTAACCGGGCCTCGTGTAAACTGTCTTCTTGCAAGCAGAAGATTGAGAAGGATGAACTTCGAATCGCCGCAATGGTCCAGTCCGCTTTCCACGACGGAAAGCAGCCGAATTGGTTCCACGAGCGATGCTTCTTCCAGAAGCACCGGCCCGGCACCGAAGGTGATGTGGCCCATTTCGAGGGGCTACGTTACGAGGACCAGGAACGGATTCGAAAAAAGATTGgtaaattttgacttggagAATAATCTTTAAATGTATAGGTAtgtatcttattattttttttttcaatttttcagctGCGCTCGGATCCGGAGTGGTCGAAGCTGCTCCGAAGGGTAAGGGAAAGGGGAAGAAACGTACGGCGGAGCAGAGTATGGCCCTGAAGGATTTCGGCATTGAATATGCTTCCTCCGGAAGGGCGACATGTCGAGGttgtgaaatcaaaattttgaaggacGAACCTCGTATCAAGAAGGTGGATTATACCACGGAAGTGGGAATGAAATACGGTGGCCAGGCATTGTGGCATCATATCGAATGTTTCGCAAAGGTCAGTATTCTGATTGGGAATTGATATCAATCTGATAAAATTtcgtaataaaaatttgtttaaatttttctcctaaaacatttttaaaaaaaagattaactttacatcaagtttcattcagATTATAACACTTAGTTTAAATCAAAAAGTTCTAAACATGTTTCATATAAGCTTCGTTAAATATTTCCGTTACCCTTCTAACAGCTTCGTTCCGAGTTGGGTTATTTCGAAAAGGGTGACGCCCTACCCGGGTTCCGTTACATGAAAAAGGAGGACCAAGCTAAGGTTAATGAACTACTTCCAGCTATCAAGTCGGAAGAAGTTCCCATAAAGAAGCTTAAATCGGAACCTACCGATGAAACGGACAACGCTCAGGCAAAGATTGATGAAGAATTGTACGCCCAACAGCAGAAAGCGTTCTTCAAGATCCGTGACAAAATCAAGGATGAGGAAATGAAGAAGAAAGACCTAGAGTCGATCCTCAAACGTAACAAACAAGCTATTCCGGAAGGCTTCGATGCCATTCTGGAACGTGTATGTGACATTTTGACCTTCGGTGCCTTGCAAAGTTGTCCGAAGTGCAAGGGTCAATACGTACTCCAAAAATCGGCATACATGTGCGAGGGCAACTTAACTGAATGGGTCAAATGTTTGAACACAGATCCTAAACCACCCCGTGTTCCCACAAAGGTTCCTACTGAAATAAAAGATGCTTTTCCGTTCTTGAAAAAGTACAAATCCGTTGTCAGTGACAGAGTTATCAAATACATTCCCCCGAGCTTGAGCACCACCATGAAGAAAGTTAAGAAAGAAGAACAGTTGGAACCGAAAATTAAACGCGAAAAACCTCCACTATACCAGCTGCAATTTGTTATTTTGGGTAAAACTGCAACCCCAAAAGAAGAACTTaagaaaaagattgaaaaactaGGTGGAAAGGTAACCACCAAAATTACCAATACAATCGCTGCTATTATTTCTACACCGGAAGAGGTTGAGCGGCTTAGCAGTCGAATGCAGGAAGCCAAAGACATGCAAATTCAGGTGGTACCGGAAGATTTTATCGAAGATGCCAAGGGCGGTGGCGCGCTTACCTACATTACGTCCAAAGCCATTTGCGACTGGGGTTCAGATCCGATGAGTCGAATTCCTCAGGATGAGGAAAAATCTAAGAAAAGCATGTACACCAAATCGGTCCCCTCGAAAGTTACCCTGCAGCTAAAGGGAGGTTTGGCCGTTGATCCGGATTCTGGACTAGCCGACGTGGCCCACGTCTTCAAGAAGGACAAGGATATCTACAACTGTGTGCTCAACAAGGTAGACATCCAGGCAGACAAAAATTCCTACTTCAAGATGCAAATTTTGCAGGCCGATAACGGCAACAAGTGAGTATTGCCATTTTCTTGTCTTTTGATgagtttttatgtttatttattttctttcttcatTGGAGGGGAAAActtcaaacattttcaacaatttttgtatttttttttccgggaatttaacaCCACGGCCATTCTTCCcaaacaatttttgtaaatttccgAAATAGCATTAGAACAAACAAACTAATATTCTAAAAAGATAAACGCATGGCATTGtttaattgaagaaaatattataactctgttttaaattcaattgcagttcaattttgaaaagtctTCTATCAATATTTGATTCGAATTTATTGTGTTGTTCCCTTTCCGGCAAGTTGCATCtgcaatttgaataaatttgttgcTGGaactaatttgttttttaaaaaaaaatactttatgtAGAATacgaaccgattttttttaaattcaagcttTTTTCAATGCACTTAAAAATCCCGAAATTGATTTATGATGTTCCCCATGTTGGAGAAAAACAACTTCGAACAATATTCAGATCATCCATCGTTAATTACAGAATATGTTCGTGGATCATCAAAACTCAGATaggcttttaaattttaatgggaCATAtgtttctccttttttttcttcctttcttATTTCTGTCCTTTTAAAATCATAAGTGAGAGTTCAAATCTAACATTTGTTGAATGTTTCCTTCTACAGGTTCTGGTTCTTCCGCGCCTGGGGTCGAATCGGTACTACCATCGGGGGAAATAAGCTGGAAAAGTGCGACACTGCTTTCGAAGCTATCGATTCGTTCAACTACCACTATCAGGATAAGTCGGGTAACAGTTGGGAGTCCTACCGTAATGGTACCTTCAAGAAACGTCCCGGTTTGTACTTCCCGGTAGACATCGATTACGGTGATGAGAAAACTAAGAAGCTGACCGAAAACGTTAACGATGTCAAATCAAAACTGGAACCAGCAGTGAAGGATCTCGTTCGCATGTTGTTTGATGTGGACACCATGAAGAAGGTCATGTTGGAGTTTGAACTCGATATGGAGAAGATGCCATTGGGTAAATTGTCCCAGAAGCAACTTCAAGCTGCCATGAAGGTGCTGACGGAAATTTCGGAACTCATTGTTAACGGTGGCAGCAATCCACAGTTTATCGATGCCTCGAACAGGTTCTATTCGTTGATTCCACACAACTTTGGTGTGGAAACTCCACCGGTGATGGATACCGTTGAAGTCGTCAAGGAAAAACAAGATATGTTGGACAGCTTGATGGAGATAGAAATAGCCTACAGTCTGCTGAATGCTGAAACCGATGAGACGAAGAATCCGTTGGACGCTCACTACGAACAACTGAAGACCGAAATAGAAACGTTGAAGCCCGCGTCGGAAGAGTTCAAGATCCTGGAGCAATACGTAAAGAACACACACGCAGAAACTCATACGGCTTACGAGCTGGAAATCCAGGAGATCTTTAAGATTAAGCGCAAGGGCGAAGATCGTCGGTTCAAGCCTTTCAAAAAGTTGCACAACCGCAAGCTTCTGTGGCACGGTTCTCGTTTGACCAATTTTGTCGGTATTCTCACGCATGGTTTGAAAATCGCTCCACCAGAGGCACCAGTCACTGGTTATATGTTCGGTAAGGGTATCTACTTTGCCGATATGGTATCCAAATCGGCTAACTATTGTTGCACCAGCCCGGCCAATCCGACGGGTCTTATGATGCTGTGCGAGGTCGCCCTGGGAGACATGGTCGAATATACACAGGCTCACTACGTTACCAAACTACCGGCAGACAAGCATAGTACCAAGGGTGTTGGCCGAACCCAACCGAATCCATCGGAAGCTTACAAACGCCCAGATGGCGTGGAAATTCCGCTCGGCAAGGGCATGGTGCTGGATAAGAAGCTCCAGTCCTCGCTGCTGTACAACGAGTACATTGTGTACGACGTTGCTCAAGTCAACTGCCAGTATCTGTTTAAGATGAACTTCAAATACAACTATTAGATAGAGTACGGACGTTCATCAACTTTTTGCAACATTCGATATTATTAATGCAGTTATATTTGTGTAAGACTTTTTACTCTTAACCAGCAGCAGTACAacttctaataagaaaaatacaatCCAATAGTTCAGATCTGTAAAGAACGAACAAAAATGATTCACATTCACCGGAGCTTTCTGCCAAAATaaccaagagaaaaaaaatcacaaggtTTACAGACAGACCACAAGCAGTATACGTTATCAAGgaagttgttttttgttttatccttTGTTTATCTATGGTTTACGTTGTGAGAACCTTTCGATTCACTTTCATGTTTGGATTCAaactgcaacttttttttctaaatacatACGTAATGTGTTAAATTGAAAGTTGGTTCCTTTTCTTTCAGAATAatccgaattttttttctttgaaaaaaaaatctatggtgTGACTgctattcttcaaaaaaacgtAGGCTCTAGTGATctaattccaataaaaaaatatctgtatCTAGTTTTTTAGCAACACctgtatttaaaatttacgaaaacactagatttaaaagtaattttaaatcgtTCAACTTGTTTGCTCATAATATTTCACTTTCGTCATTTTGTTCCTCCTGATCTTCTTGAAAGATTTCCAAATCGTATCCAGCGTAAGGGCCAGTAATATAAGTTTTATCACCATTCTGAAAAAGAAAcgttcaaaaattttagttatgtattaaaattactttttttatattaaatatttacCAAGTCTtccacttcttcttcttctatccGTTTTGTGCTGACTATCGCTCCTCTCAGCTGATTTGTATGCGTTTTCATATGAGCACTCAGACCTCCTTTTTTGATGAACCCTTTGCCGCACAGATGGCATCGGTGCGGTCTATCACCGGTATGGATCCGTTTGTGTACTGCCAGATCACCCTGTTGCCTAAACTGTTTGCCGCATTCCTCACAGTTATATGGCCGTTCACCTAGAACAGTATACAATTATCTACGTTATGAACCAATAGGACCAATTATTCCACTCACCGGTGTGTGTCCGCTGGTGTATTTTCAGCAGAAAAACTCTCGCAAAGGCTTTATTACACACGATACAAACGTGTGGTTTTTCTTTGGTGTGAATCATTCGATGAACCTTAAAAATAGTCttttagaatttattcttacaaaaacacATTCCACAATTTTTACCTTCAAATTACTACTTTCTGTGAATTTCATCTCACAAATGTCACACTCGAACGGTTTGATCCCTTTGTGACGCCTCTCGTGCAGTTCGAGTCCGCCTACAGTTCGGAAAGTTTTCGGACATTCCTTACACATGTAGGGTCTTTCGTCCGTGTGGGTTCGTTTGTGAGCCAACAGAGCAGAGTTTGACACAAAGGTTTTATCACAGAATGAACATTGATGATTTCGCTTCGGATTGCGAAGCTTATGCGAGTCGTGACCGCTTGTTGGCTCATCCATAGTAGCTCGTCGAAGATCATCCCGGGACTCGGACCTCTCGTGGATTTCCTTATGTCTTAGGAAATCTCTCACCCTTCAatgattaaagattttttgtatctgttattttaaaaaaaaattaaaacttaccTTTTGAAAGCCCGAAAACAAATCTCGCACACGTGACTGTCATGGCTCTCGAGATGCTTCACCAAATTGCTTTGCATTGCAAAACTTGCCCCACACTGCTGGCAAACGAAACCGAGCTGCTGAGCACGTGATCCCGATTCTGACCCTTCATCTGTAATCTCATTAGCCTCGAAGGGAAACTCCTCTTCTTTAAGAGATATTAAATTCCCATCTAAGATAGCATTGTCTACACGTTCGTATTGAACATCGTGAAAATCAACTTCACTGGAATGCTCCTCGACAATGTACTCAAAAATTGGACCATCATCCATCGATTCGTCCTGTTCATCGGAGAACTGCAAAAATTCGctcgctttcaaaatttcgtgGGTGGGCTCCTCAACCTGTTCCACTAGAATTTCCTCAACCGGAATGAACTCTTCGTCACCCATGTGGTCAGAGCCGATGGGAACCTCTTTGGCCGCTTTTTGGAGATCCTGCTCCGTTTTGTGGCAACGTTCCCGAAATCGTGCCGCATTGGCAAGATCATTTAAACAGTTACCGcagatgtttttcgaaaaaagatcCGTTTTcgatatcttcaaaatttaaaatgaaaataaattgattgaaaactaGTACATATATAAGAACTTACTAAACTTACCTCAACTCCACCACATTTTGCTATCAGATCACAAATTTTACTGTCGAACTCATCGAGGATGTCGAACACATAAATCATGTCGTTCTCCTCCACCAGACAACAGCGACACTGATCCGGAAGCTCGGCCAAACTGTCACTCATTTTCTGTCGTTGttgtttaaatataaaaaactgttttcttgaattttagcaaaattttgaacataattaAAACCTCCAACTTTTCCGTTTTAAGTCCCACTGCGGAAGGTTCTGCGAAcgaattttgtttagaaaaagaAATTGCGAAGTGAAATCAAAACACACTGCTTTATCGACTTTATtgtacacgctaacttttggctaccccttaacgaatacttttgacccgttattgaataagactgggagaactccttttttcggataaaacccctttaccctttaaggggtactc
The Uranotaenia lowii strain MFRU-FL unplaced genomic scaffold, ASM2978415v1 HiC_scaffold_656, whole genome shotgun sequence DNA segment above includes these coding regions:
- the LOC129760554 gene encoding zinc finger protein 436-like isoform X2, which gives rise to MSDSLAELPDQCRCCLVEENDMIYVFDILDEFDSKICDLIAKCGGVEISKTDLFSKNICGNCLNDLANAARFRERCHKTEQDLQKAAKEVPIGSDHMGDEEFIPVEEILVEQVEEPTHEILKASEFLQFSDEQDESMDDGPIFEYIVEEHSSEVDFHDVQYERVDNAILDGNLISLKEEEFPFEANEITDEGSESGSRAQQLGFVCQQCGASFAMQSNLVKHLESHDSHVCEICFRAFKRVRDFLRHKEIHERSESRDDLRRATMDEPTSGHDSHKLRNPKRNHQCSFCDKTFVSNSALLAHKRTHTDERPYMCKECPKTFRTVGGLELHERRHKGIKPFECDICEMKFTESSNLKVHRMIHTKEKPHVCIVCNKAFARVFLLKIHQRTHTGERPYNCEECGKQFRQQGDLAVHKRIHTGDRPHRCHLCGKGFIKKGGLSAHMKTHTNQLRGAIVSTKRIEEEEVEDLNGDKTYITGPYAGYDLEIFQEDQEEQNDESEIL
- the LOC129760552 gene encoding poly [ADP-ribose] polymerase, whose translation is MEAQSLPYLAEYAKSNRASCKLSSCKQKIEKDELRIAAMVQSAFHDGKQPNWFHERCFFQKHRPGTEGDVAHFEGLRYEDQERIRKKIAALGSGVVEAAPKGKGKGKKRTAEQSMALKDFGIEYASSGRATCRGCEIKILKDEPRIKKVDYTTEVGMKYGGQALWHHIECFAKLRSELGYFEKGDALPGFRYMKKEDQAKVNELLPAIKSEEVPIKKLKSEPTDETDNAQAKIDEELYAQQQKAFFKIRDKIKDEEMKKKDLESILKRNKQAIPEGFDAILERVCDILTFGALQSCPKCKGQYVLQKSAYMCEGNLTEWVKCLNTDPKPPRVPTKVPTEIKDAFPFLKKYKSVVSDRVIKYIPPSLSTTMKKVKKEEQLEPKIKREKPPLYQLQFVILGKTATPKEELKKKIEKLGGKVTTKITNTIAAIISTPEEVERLSSRMQEAKDMQIQVVPEDFIEDAKGGGALTYITSKAICDWGSDPMSRIPQDEEKSKKSMYTKSVPSKVTLQLKGGLAVDPDSGLADVAHVFKKDKDIYNCVLNKVDIQADKNSYFKMQILQADNGNKFWFFRAWGRIGTTIGGNKLEKCDTAFEAIDSFNYHYQDKSGNSWESYRNGTFKKRPGLYFPVDIDYGDEKTKKLTENVNDVKSKLEPAVKDLVRMLFDVDTMKKVMLEFELDMEKMPLGKLSQKQLQAAMKVLTEISELIVNGGSNPQFIDASNRFYSLIPHNFGVETPPVMDTVEVVKEKQDMLDSLMEIEIAYSLLNAETDETKNPLDAHYEQLKTEIETLKPASEEFKILEQYVKNTHAETHTAYELEIQEIFKIKRKGEDRRFKPFKKLHNRKLLWHGSRLTNFVGILTHGLKIAPPEAPVTGYMFGKGIYFADMVSKSANYCCTSPANPTGLMMLCEVALGDMVEYTQAHYVTKLPADKHSTKGVGRTQPNPSEAYKRPDGVEIPLGKGMVLDKKLQSSLLYNEYIVYDVAQVNCQYLFKMNFKYNY
- the LOC129760554 gene encoding zinc finger protein 436-like isoform X1 translates to MSDSLAELPDQCRCCLVEENDMIYVFDILDEFDSKICDLIAKCGGVEVSLISKTDLFSKNICGNCLNDLANAARFRERCHKTEQDLQKAAKEVPIGSDHMGDEEFIPVEEILVEQVEEPTHEILKASEFLQFSDEQDESMDDGPIFEYIVEEHSSEVDFHDVQYERVDNAILDGNLISLKEEEFPFEANEITDEGSESGSRAQQLGFVCQQCGASFAMQSNLVKHLESHDSHVCEICFRAFKRVRDFLRHKEIHERSESRDDLRRATMDEPTSGHDSHKLRNPKRNHQCSFCDKTFVSNSALLAHKRTHTDERPYMCKECPKTFRTVGGLELHERRHKGIKPFECDICEMKFTESSNLKVHRMIHTKEKPHVCIVCNKAFARVFLLKIHQRTHTGERPYNCEECGKQFRQQGDLAVHKRIHTGDRPHRCHLCGKGFIKKGGLSAHMKTHTNQLRGAIVSTKRIEEEEVEDLNGDKTYITGPYAGYDLEIFQEDQEEQNDESEIL